Genomic DNA from Candidatus Nitronereus thalassa:
AACATTCAATTGAGCCGTGGAGAGAGCCTTGCCGATACCGCCTTGGTGTTGTCCCGATATCTTGATGGTCTGGTGATTCGGACCTTTGAGCAGTCGACAATAGAAGAATGGGCGCGCCATGCCACGATTCCTGTAATAAATGGGTTGACGGATCTTTGCCATCCCTGCCAAGCCCTTGCCGATTTGATGACTATCCTTGAAAAAAAGGGTTCGTTCCAAGGCCTAAAACTGGCCTATCTGGGAGATGGGAATAATATTGCGAATTCTTTGATTGAAGCCGGGGCCAAAGTCGGTATGCATGTGGCCGTTGGGTGTCCTCCGAACTATGCACCCGATCCGTCGATTGTGGAAAAAAGCCGGGAAGAGGCTCGTGAGACCGGTGCGACCATTGATATTACGGTGGACCCTGCTGAGGCGGCTCTTCATGCGGATGTTCTTTATACGGATGTCTGGACCAGCATGGGACAGGAAGAAGAACAAGCTCAGCGTTTGACGGCTTTGGCCCCTTATCAGCTTAATGAAGCGTTACTCGCGCGGGCAAAGCCAGAGGCCATGGTCTTGCACTGCTTACCGGCTCATCGGGGAGAGGAAATCACCGAAGGGGTGATTGACGGTCAACAATCTGCCGTGCTGGATCAGGCCGAAAACCGGCTCCACGTGCAAAAAGCCATTCTGACGGAATGGTTGGGAAGGCCTTGGTCATGAGATTGCCACCACCGCCGATATTCTATTCCGCAAAGGGGCTTTTATCAATCAAGAAGAAGGGATGGCCATGAAAGCCTCTTCCTCCGCTCGGCGAAAAAAATCCTTCTCCTCGTCACAGGCCACACGGATTTCAGCGAAAAAATCTTCTACGACTTCGGCCAAGGCTTGGGCTGGCCGGTTTACGGAGCCGACCAATGCGTTGGTTGAACGATTCACGACCTCTTTGCCGATTGATCGACAACTTTTCGAGTATGACATTCAGGGAAGCATGGCTCACTGCCAGACTCTGGAGAAGGCCAAGGTGCTCTCCAAGGCGGAATGTCAACAGCTCATTCGAGGGCTCACCCGCGTGCGTTCAGAACTACGCGAAGGGCGATTTCCCTTTACTGACAGTGATGAAGACATTCACATGGTCGTGGAACGACGGTTGACGGAACTGATTGGTCCCTTAGGTGGAAAGTTGCACACGGGACGCAGTCGGAACGATCAAGTGACCCTTGATTTGCGCCTCTATCTACGTGAGCAGCTTCAGGTGCTTCACGGAAAAATTCATGCCGTGCAAGCCGCGTTTGTGCAGCAGGCTTCTCAGCATATTAATACCTTTATTCCTGGATATACCCACCTCCAGCGAGCGCAACCAGTGTCCCTCGCGCATCATTTTTTGGCCTATGTGGAAATGCTGGAACGGGACAAGGCCCGAATCGCCGATGCCTTGCGTCGTGTGAATGTGATGCCGTTAGGATCGGGAGCGTTGGCAGGTTCCAATTATCCCACGGATCGGACGTTCACCGCTAAATTATTGAACTTTCCAGCGTTGAGCCAAAACAGCCTCGATGCGGTCTCCGATCGTGATTATGTGGTGGAAGTGTTAAATGTCCTCTCCCTCATCATGATGCACCTATCGCGCCTCAGCGAAGAACTGATTGTGTGGTCGTCGCAAGAATTTTCTTTTGTGGAATTACCCGATGGATTTTGCACCGGAAGCAGTATGATGCCACAAAAGAAAAATCCCGATGTTCCTGAACTTATTCGCGGCAAAACTGGTCGAGTATATGGACACCTCGTGACATTGCTGACGACGCTCAAGGGCTTGCCTTTGAGTTATAACCGAGATCTTCAAGAAGATAAGGAGCCGCTTTTTGATGCTCTGCAAACTGTGTTAGACTCGCTTTCGTTGTATGCCGGGTTGATTCAGCGAATGACAGTTCGGAAGGAGAGAGTTGCCGAGGCGGTGGGGTCGGGGTTCTTACTCGCTACCGAGTTAGCCGACTATTTGGTTCAAGAAGGTGTACCGTTTCGAGAAGCTCACAGTATTGTGGGACGATTGGTCCAGACCTGTATTAAACAAAAACAAGAACTCGGGGACGTGTCCCTGGATGATCTCCGAACAATCTCTCCTCGCTTTACGAAAAAAGCGCTGAACTTTTTGACGGTTGAGGGTGCGGTTGATCGAAAAGCGCAAATTGGGGGAACCGCTCGGAAACAGGTGGCTCGACAATTGAAAACTTGGGAGCAACGTCTTAAGAAACGCCCTTCAATGTAATGATATTTGTCTGACTCTAATTTTATTGGGCATGCACGACATTTTACGATTATCAAGAAGACGGATTGCGCTCATGTTGATGATCGGCATGGCGGTCTTGACCATGCAAAGTTGTGGTGTGGTTGGTCCACCACTTCCGCCAGAGGACATTGGGATTGAGGCAAAAATCCGGTCACAAAAAAAAGCCGCGGAACCTAAAACCGAAAATAATGAATCACAATCCATTCCTCTAGACCAGGAAGAAGTGTCTTTGCCACCGCTCAAGCCCTTGGGAACACAGTAAGAAGAATGAATACTTAACTTTGACTAGGTGAGTGACCTACACCATGCATCATTTTCAATATCACCAAGATTCTCTGTCCTGTGAAGACATCCCACTCGAACAAATCGCCAAGGAACAAGGGACGCCTTGTTACATCTACAGCCATGCGACGCTGACTCGTCACTTCCAAGCGGTTGATCAGGCGTTTGCGTCCGTTCCGCACATTATTGCCTTTGCGATGAAAGCTAATTCCAATCTTGCTGTGCTTCGGCTCATGGCTTCTTTAGGGAGCGGGGCTGATATTGTCTCGGGTGGAGAACTCTTTCGAGCGCTGAAAGCAGGAATTCCTTCTAACAAGATCGTCTTCGCCGGGGTGGGCAAGGATCATAAAGAAATCCGATATGCCATTGAATCCGACATTTTGTTCTTTAATGTCGAATCATCGGCGGAGTTGCAGGCCATCAATGAAGTGGCCAAGGGCATGGGGAAACAAGCCCGTGTGGCGCTCCGCGTCAACCCCGACATTGATCCGCAAACCCATCCCTACATTTCCACGGGCATGAAAAAAAGTAAGTTTGGGATCGGGGCGGATCTGGCATTGGCCGAATTCGAACGAGCGGCGGCATTGCCCAATATTCAGGTGGTGGGCCTTCATGCTCATATTGGATCACAACTGACGAAAATTAGTCCGTTTGTCGATTCGCTCACCAAGGTGTTGGGCCTTATCCAAACGCTGAAAGACAAGGGCATTCCCATTCAGTATCTCAATATTGGAGGAGGATTAGGCATCACCTATTCTGATGAAGCGCCGCCTCAGCCCAAAGATTTGGCCGAAGCCATTACCCCGCTGCTGAAACAGTCTCAATGTCAGATTGTCATGGAGCCGGGGCGAGTGATTGTCGGCAATGCCGGGATTCTGCTCACACGGGTCCTCTTTATTAAAGACACCGGCACGAAAAAGTTTGCCATTGTCGATGCGGCGATGAACGATCTGATTCGGCCCAGCCTGTATGAAGCCCACCACGATATTTTGCCGGTCCTTCGAATTCCCAATAGACAAGAAGAAGTCTTTGATGTTGTGGGTCCCATTTGTGAATCCGGAGATTTCCTTGCCCAAAATCGTACCATGCCCTTGGTGAAAGAAGGGGATCTGTTGGCGGTGATGAGTGCGGGCGCATACGCGTTCACCATGGCGTCCAATTACAATTCCAGACCACGAGTCCCTGAAATATTAGTCAAGGGGAGAGAAAGCTTTGTGATTCGTGAACGCGAAAGCTATGATGACCTCATTCGAGGGGAACACATTCCAGGGTTTCTTACCTCCTAAAGGATCAAGACAATGTTTTCTGGATCACTCGTTGCCATCGTCACGCCATTTAAAAACGGCAAATTCGATGAACAGTCCTATGCCGAGTTAATCGAATGGCAAATAGCGAATGGGACTCATGGGATTGTCCCCTGTGGAACGACAGGCGAGTCGGCTACGCTGACGCACCAAGAACACGAACGCGTTGTGGCCTTTACCATAGAGGTCGTCAATCGTCGGGTCTCCGTGATTGCCGGGACTGGGTCCAACGCCACTGATGAAGCGATTACATTTACTAAACATGCCAAGGAGGCAGGTGCAGATGCCGCTCTCCTCATCACCCCTTATTACAACAAGCCCACACAGGAAGGTCTGTATCGGCATTATGCCGCTGTGGCGAAGGCCGTAGATCTTCCGTTGATTCTGTACAATATTCAGGGTCGTACCTGCGTGAACATGATGCCCGAAACCATTGCGCGCACCGCCAAGCTCGCCAATGTTGTTGGAATTAAAGAGGGCAGTGGCTCCCTTGGGCAGGTGTCCGAGATCATTCAACAATGCGGTGAAAAGTTTACGGTTCTCGCTGGGGATGACGCCTTGACCCTCCCGATGATGGCCTTGGGCGCGAAAGGTGTGATTACGGTGACCGCGAATGTGTCCCCGAAAAACATGGCGAACTTGGTGAATGCTGCCCAGGCGGGAAACTTTGCCTTGGCGCGTACCTATCATTTTAAACTTGCTCCGTTGTTCAGTGCGTTGTTCTATGAGACCAATCCGATTCCGGTCAAAGAAGCGTTGGCCATGATGAATAAAATTGCTCCGGACATTCGTCTTCCTCTCACTCCACTGTCGGCAGACAACCAAGAACGACTTCGTCAAGTCATGAAAGATTCGGGGTTGATCTAAGTTTCATCATGGCTTCTCCCACCAAAGTCATCATTACCGGAGCCGCCGGACGAATGGGAAAACGGTTGGTGTCCCTTGTGCAAGAATCACCAAATCTTCAACTCGCTGGAGCCACTGAAGCGAAAGGGCACCCGGGTCTAGGAAGAGATGCCGGGGATATCGCAGGGTGTGGACCTCTGGGGGTGTCATTGGTGAGTGACCTGGCCACGGTGTTGCAACAGGCTGACGTGGTTGTCGATTTTACCTCACCGACTGTCACGCTTGGTCATCTCACTCTCGCCGTTCAGCATAAGCGCGCCATGGTAATCGGCACCACAGGGTTTTCTCCCGATGAGATGAAACAACTTCGGAGACATGCGGAATCAATCCCCTGCGTTCAAGCCCCAAATATGAGTGTGGGCATTAACGTGCTGCTCGAAATTATCGGAAAAGTCGCGCAGGCCCTTGGGGACGACTACGACCTCGAAATTATCGATGCACATCATAACAAGAAGAAAGACGCACCGAGTGGCACCGCCTTAAAATTGGCAGAAGCCTTGGCCGCGGCGAAGAACTGGGATTTAGAAGAAACCGGTGTCTATGCCAGACATGGTATCATTGGTGAGCGGTCGTCAAAAGAAATCGGCATTCAGACGGTTCGTGCCGGTGATATCGTGGGGGACCATACCGTGTTGTATGGTGGGCCCGGAGAGCGGATCGAAATCACGCACCGCGCCCACAACCGAGACCCATTTGCGCGGGGAGCCTTGCGTGCCGCAGAATGGGTAGTGAAGCAACCGCCTGGGTTGTATGGCATGGCGGATGTTCTAGGCTTATAATTTTTTAATTTCTTTATTGCGAGACAGTTGGGAGGTTTCAGTCATGGATATGTTTGGGAAAGTACCCCTTATAGAGATGCCGGTCCACGTCACACCGGATCAAAAGAAGTGGTTGGATAAAATGGTGGAGGAAGGCCGGATTGCAGTTCCTCCAGGTGGAACTTTAGAAAAAGGTTCGGTTATTTCTATGTTCCTTCGGATGTTGATCCACAACGCGATGGAAGAGCAGATGCGGCAAGCTGCATTGGATGCGGAGGACGAGGATGACGATGATGATGACGATTAAACGTTCCCTTTAATCCCTCCTTTTTCAGCTCCTTCAATATTCTTAGAAATCTGTTCTTCCCTTTTCCCCTCCTTTGTAAGGAGGGGTAGGGGAGGTAGAGTCTTCCTCTTCTCCTTTACAAATACTCTTCTCATCCAAATTCAAAACGGTTTGATTTTTTATTTTAGCCGGGTTTCGCCCCGGCCCGACGAGGTCCTTTTGTTTCGGCAAAAGGACCCAAAACCATTTTTGCCTGTGTGCGGCCCCTCCGATCCTACTAAGAAGCAGGTTCTGCGGGGGGCCTCCATCTCCGTCCCAAATAAGATGGCTCGGGAACTCGCTCCGAGGTACAAGGCCACCTCTCCGCTCAAACAGCCTTCGCCAGAATAGTCGAATTCGGAACCGCGGCTCCGCCGAGCCCGAAGGCGGAGAAACCCTCAAGAAATTAATCCCGTGTCCAAACTAATGATGGATCTGGCCGAATCCTAATGGGACTCAATTCTCTTGACTCGCCCTATTTTTTTAGGCACCTACCCCAGCATTGATCTCATATCCGCCAAATAAGAGTC
This window encodes:
- the argF gene encoding ornithine carbamoyltransferase, whose amino-acid sequence is MTILGHSIPKTHHASSSNPSAIGLGKDFLTLGAIPRSDILRLLQIARELKAAPRPGRASQWLQGLTLGLIFEKPSTRTRVSFEAGMNQLGGQALFLSSENIQLSRGESLADTALVLSRYLDGLVIRTFEQSTIEEWARHATIPVINGLTDLCHPCQALADLMTILEKKGSFQGLKLAYLGDGNNIANSLIEAGAKVGMHVAVGCPPNYAPDPSIVEKSREEARETGATIDITVDPAEAALHADVLYTDVWTSMGQEEEQAQRLTALAPYQLNEALLARAKPEAMVLHCLPAHRGEEITEGVIDGQQSAVLDQAENRLHVQKAILTEWLGRPWS
- the argH gene encoding argininosuccinate lyase — encoded protein: MKASSSARRKKSFSSSQATRISAKKSSTTSAKAWAGRFTEPTNALVERFTTSLPIDRQLFEYDIQGSMAHCQTLEKAKVLSKAECQQLIRGLTRVRSELREGRFPFTDSDEDIHMVVERRLTELIGPLGGKLHTGRSRNDQVTLDLRLYLREQLQVLHGKIHAVQAAFVQQASQHINTFIPGYTHLQRAQPVSLAHHFLAYVEMLERDKARIADALRRVNVMPLGSGALAGSNYPTDRTFTAKLLNFPALSQNSLDAVSDRDYVVEVLNVLSLIMMHLSRLSEELIVWSSQEFSFVELPDGFCTGSSMMPQKKNPDVPELIRGKTGRVYGHLVTLLTTLKGLPLSYNRDLQEDKEPLFDALQTVLDSLSLYAGLIQRMTVRKERVAEAVGSGFLLATELADYLVQEGVPFREAHSIVGRLVQTCIKQKQELGDVSLDDLRTISPRFTKKALNFLTVEGAVDRKAQIGGTARKQVARQLKTWEQRLKKRPSM
- the lysA gene encoding diaminopimelate decarboxylase, whose protein sequence is MHHFQYHQDSLSCEDIPLEQIAKEQGTPCYIYSHATLTRHFQAVDQAFASVPHIIAFAMKANSNLAVLRLMASLGSGADIVSGGELFRALKAGIPSNKIVFAGVGKDHKEIRYAIESDILFFNVESSAELQAINEVAKGMGKQARVALRVNPDIDPQTHPYISTGMKKSKFGIGADLALAEFERAAALPNIQVVGLHAHIGSQLTKISPFVDSLTKVLGLIQTLKDKGIPIQYLNIGGGLGITYSDEAPPQPKDLAEAITPLLKQSQCQIVMEPGRVIVGNAGILLTRVLFIKDTGTKKFAIVDAAMNDLIRPSLYEAHHDILPVLRIPNRQEEVFDVVGPICESGDFLAQNRTMPLVKEGDLLAVMSAGAYAFTMASNYNSRPRVPEILVKGRESFVIRERESYDDLIRGEHIPGFLTS
- the dapA gene encoding 4-hydroxy-tetrahydrodipicolinate synthase, with the translated sequence MFSGSLVAIVTPFKNGKFDEQSYAELIEWQIANGTHGIVPCGTTGESATLTHQEHERVVAFTIEVVNRRVSVIAGTGSNATDEAITFTKHAKEAGADAALLITPYYNKPTQEGLYRHYAAVAKAVDLPLILYNIQGRTCVNMMPETIARTAKLANVVGIKEGSGSLGQVSEIIQQCGEKFTVLAGDDALTLPMMALGAKGVITVTANVSPKNMANLVNAAQAGNFALARTYHFKLAPLFSALFYETNPIPVKEALAMMNKIAPDIRLPLTPLSADNQERLRQVMKDSGLI
- the dapB gene encoding 4-hydroxy-tetrahydrodipicolinate reductase, with the translated sequence MASPTKVIITGAAGRMGKRLVSLVQESPNLQLAGATEAKGHPGLGRDAGDIAGCGPLGVSLVSDLATVLQQADVVVDFTSPTVTLGHLTLAVQHKRAMVIGTTGFSPDEMKQLRRHAESIPCVQAPNMSVGINVLLEIIGKVAQALGDDYDLEIIDAHHNKKKDAPSGTALKLAEALAAAKNWDLEETGVYARHGIIGERSSKEIGIQTVRAGDIVGDHTVLYGGPGERIEITHRAHNRDPFARGALRAAEWVVKQPPGLYGMADVLGL